A window of Ignatzschineria indica genomic DNA:
TGTACGTTCTCTTGCTACTTTTGCGGCAACAGCTCTCTGTAACTCCATAAGAATCTCGGCAGTTACAATTTCCGATTGTGGTTTTTTCGCTTTTGTTAGGAAAGCATTCAACTGCTTTTTAGAGTTTTTACCAAAAATACCATCAGGTTTTATTGGATAACCTAACTGTTGAAGGTAAGTTTGAGCCTGTTTGGGAGCGTTCTTTTTAAAGGACTCTAAGAGCGCAGTATCGATCTCTTTTCCTTTTTTAAGCCCTTGTTGTGAGCGGTAGGTTTGGATAGCTCCCTCTGTTGCTGGCCCCATCTTTCCATCAGCACGACCATTTAAGATACCAAAGCCGATGAGATAGGCTTGTGTATCGACTATCTTTTCTGCCGCCTCTCGCTCTTTAACGACCTTTTCATAGTAGCTTTTCGCAAATTGTGTCTCCTGCTCTTCATCGATGAGAATGAGATAAGCGGGGAGATCGAGTTTATCGCTTACTTGATAGCCATAACGATTTTTTAAAATACCAATTGCGCGGCGTGTTTTAGGGCCTAAAGTCCCTGTTGTGCGATCTTTCATATAGCCCGTCCGTTGAAGATAACGTTGGAACTTATTGATATTCTCCTCTTCAAGAAGTGCACGACTCTTCTGATCTAATTTGCCGGTAACAGGAAGAGAGAAGGATTTCTGAAACGCTTCAACTGCACGATTGGTACCCGGTCCTTTTAGGCCATCTATCGTGCCGGTGTAAAAACCTAGGTAAGCAAGTTGAAGCTGTTCAAGTGCAGTCTCTTCGCTACTTTTGGGGTGGGAGAGATCAAAGGCTTTAACAGATGTTTTATATTGCTCTTCCATCTTATTGCTATCTGCTTGTAACTCTTGGTCTTCTTCAGCCGTAATAGGGGCAGTTCCATCTTCTGAGACATCTTCTACAGAGTCGCTAGGAACCTCTTCATCACTGATGGAATCTTCAGAGAGATCATCATTAAAGAGCGTTAAGAGTAGTACCGGCGTGAGGGCGCCGACAGCTTCAGTATTAGTTGATTTCTCATAGGCTTTAATCGCTTCTCGAGTGCCGGGACCACGTAATCCATCGATATCACCTTTATAGAAACCATCCTCTTTAAGACGATATTGTACAAAGCGATAAGCAATCTGCCGGAGAGGGTTTTCCCAGCGAGGAAGGAGCTCTCCTGTCTCATTTTGTCCTAAGGCTTTCTCAAATGCACGGATTGCTTCTCTTGTTGCAGGACCATTAGCGCCATCAAGTGGACCATCATAGAGGTCGAGCAGGGAGAGAGCTGTCTGCGTAAAGAAGATCTTAGGAACACGTGCTTTGATCACAAGGTTATCGATCTCGCTACGAGAGAGGGAGAAGTTGCGTAGAGGTTCATCAAGGGTGATTAGTGAACGTACCTCATCGATGGTAGGCTCTTCTGCCTCATCAAGTTCGTCGGTATCCTTCGCATCGCTTGATTCATTGCTATTATTTTGACTCTGATGATCGAGAGTGGTCGTTGGGCGATCCTCAGCTTCTATGCTTCTCTCTGTTGTGATCTCTTCCTGTTCTTTACTCTCCGTTGTAGCATCAGATTCGGCAAGTTTTTCAAGTGCTACTTGGAGTAGCGGGGGAATGAGTGAGGGCAGTGGAGATTCTAAAGAGGATGTCGATAGATCTGTCTCATTCGATCTTTTAGATGGGGTGCTCTCTTCAGGTTGCTGATTGATTGTTGTTACGGATGCATCCTGGTGAGGATTCTCGACCTCTTTTGCCAAAGGCTTTAAAAGTTTTTGCTCTTGAATTATCTGTTTCTGTTCTGCCTCTGCCGCTTTGAGGATCGATTCAGGCAAGAAGTGAGCATTGAAGAGATGAAAGAGCATATTGGGAGAGAGGGTCCCCACTTCAGGAAGATTGATGCTCTTTTCAAATGCCTTAATCGCATTTTCCGTACCAATACCGTTAATTCCATCGATCTCTCCATCATAAAAACCTAAGAGGGTGAGTTGACGTTGAACATCTTTACGAACCTCTTTTTCAAGCGGCGCTTCCCAGGTGGGGTTAGGGATTCCATCCTGTTTCTGTCCTAGAGATGCTTGATAGCGCTCAATAGCTGTGCGTGTATTAGCGCCTCGCTGACCATCAATTGTTAATGGTAATGGGAAGTAGCCCGCCATTCTTAACCATGTCTGCAGAGTGAAGATTTTGCTGCGACTGCCTCTCTGCTTGAGAAGCGTTTCGATTTCATCATTATTAAAGTCGAAGAAGAGCTGCAATTTCCGACCGGGAAAAGGGGGTGTATTATTGAGTTTTTCTGCTTTTGTTAGGAATGAGAGAGGAAGCGTTGTTGTTGTGCCTGTTTCTGCCACTTTACCTTTCGGTAATTGGAATGAGATG
This region includes:
- a CDS encoding peptidoglycan-binding protein → MRKAILRVALSSLLALSLGSANNLESILQQTQDSKVTSLLQYQSDPLLHFRDHYGFTLYDYALTQKERDLLAWLAAEQIQSGVESKLVQQTQIWLYLLKYPVDNLEGKITPAFQNDIAYYQEKQSLPLINAITPEWFIPLERKALQPLIDSLKKENPNITEAELLTLLNQRIEERLPSSAKLLQTPFVTATMLKNIEAGTISFQLPKGKVAETGTTTTLPLSFLTKAEKLNNTPPFPGRKLQLFFDFNNDEIETLLKQRGSRSKIFTLQTWLRMAGYFPLPLTIDGQRGANTRTAIERYQASLGQKQDGIPNPTWEAPLEKEVRKDVQRQLTLLGFYDGEIDGINGIGTENAIKAFEKSINLPEVGTLSPNMLFHLFNAHFLPESILKAAEAEQKQIIQEQKLLKPLAKEVENPHQDASVTTINQQPEESTPSKRSNETDLSTSSLESPLPSLIPPLLQVALEKLAESDATTESKEQEEITTERSIEAEDRPTTTLDHQSQNNSNESSDAKDTDELDEAEEPTIDEVRSLITLDEPLRNFSLSRSEIDNLVIKARVPKIFFTQTALSLLDLYDGPLDGANGPATREAIRAFEKALGQNETGELLPRWENPLRQIAYRFVQYRLKEDGFYKGDIDGLRGPGTREAIKAYEKSTNTEAVGALTPVLLLTLFNDDLSEDSISDEEVPSDSVEDVSEDGTAPITAEEDQELQADSNKMEEQYKTSVKAFDLSHPKSSEETALEQLQLAYLGFYTGTIDGLKGPGTNRAVEAFQKSFSLPVTGKLDQKSRALLEEENINKFQRYLQRTGYMKDRTTGTLGPKTRRAIGILKNRYGYQVSDKLDLPAYLILIDEEQETQFAKSYYEKVVKEREAAEKIVDTQAYLIGFGILNGRADGKMGPATEGAIQTYRSQQGLKKGKEIDTALLESFKKNAPKQAQTYLQQLGYPIKPDGIFGKNSKKQLNAFLTKAKKPQSEIVTAEILMELQRAVAAKVARERTASSSSNTRSSAPRPTAAVPPLKKGLQQDAAFARAPGGTVNGRLQIVKNGSGQVVGCKVNNITMAADWCTGKRNGAQCRVLYKNQRVLSMSCK